In Chitinivorax sp. PXF-14, the following are encoded in one genomic region:
- a CDS encoding malate dehydrogenase, whose product MKRPIRVAVTGAAGQIGYSLLFRIASGEMLGKDQPVILQMLELPMEKAQAALKGVMMELEDCAFPLLAGMVGTDDPEVAFKDVDVALLVGARPRGPGMERKDLLLENAKIFTAQGAALNKVASRDVKVLVVGNPANTNAYIAMKSAPDLPAKNFTAMLRLDHNRALSQLAAKAGVAVADIENLVVWGNHSPTMYPDYRFATVNGQSLKAKVNDEAWNKETFIPKVGKRGAAIIEARGLSSAASAANAAIDHIRDWVLGTNGKWVTMGIPSDGSYGIPEGIMYGVPVTCENGEYTRIEGLEVDAFSRERMDFTLNELLEERDGVKHLLP is encoded by the coding sequence ATGAAGCGTCCTATTCGTGTTGCCGTGACCGGTGCAGCTGGTCAGATCGGTTACAGCCTGTTGTTCCGTATTGCCAGCGGCGAAATGCTGGGCAAGGATCAACCCGTCATCCTGCAAATGCTCGAACTGCCGATGGAAAAGGCTCAAGCCGCACTGAAGGGCGTGATGATGGAGCTGGAAGACTGTGCTTTCCCGCTACTGGCTGGCATGGTTGGTACCGATGATCCGGAAGTTGCATTCAAGGATGTCGATGTGGCCCTGCTGGTTGGCGCCCGTCCGCGTGGCCCCGGCATGGAACGCAAGGACCTGCTGCTGGAAAACGCCAAGATCTTCACCGCTCAAGGCGCTGCCCTGAACAAGGTTGCCAGCCGTGATGTGAAGGTGCTGGTTGTCGGCAACCCTGCCAACACCAATGCTTACATCGCCATGAAGAGCGCACCGGATCTGCCGGCGAAGAACTTCACCGCAATGCTGCGCCTCGACCACAACCGCGCGCTGTCGCAACTGGCCGCCAAGGCTGGCGTTGCCGTTGCCGATATCGAGAACCTGGTCGTTTGGGGCAACCACAGCCCAACCATGTACCCGGACTACCGCTTCGCGACCGTTAACGGCCAATCGCTGAAGGCCAAGGTCAACGACGAAGCCTGGAACAAGGAAACCTTCATTCCCAAGGTTGGCAAGCGCGGCGCCGCGATCATCGAAGCGCGCGGCCTGTCGTCGGCGGCTTCTGCTGCCAACGCAGCAATCGATCACATCCGTGACTGGGTGCTGGGCACCAACGGCAAGTGGGTCACCATGGGCATTCCGTCCGATGGGTCCTACGGCATTCCGGAAGGCATCATGTACGGCGTACCGGTCACCTGCGAAAACGGTGAATACACACGTATCGAAGGCCTGGAAGTCGACGCCTTCTCGCGTGAACGCATGGACTTCACGCTGAACGAGCTGCTCGAAGAGCGCGACGGCGTCAAGCACCTGCTGCCGTAA
- a CDS encoding GntR family transcriptional regulator yields the protein MKHAAPRRAPLYQQVKILLLEALESGEWLQNDVLPSEFELAARFEVSQGTVRKALDELVTERVLYRRQGKGTFVAAYLDEWDRAGFVLSGFNRTQEVEKVQPELLTCMRANASEEVSEALGVRRGAPVVFVKRLLRLNGRVMAMDDVVLPGDLFDGLDSRKIRQNGGALYELYHRVFGVRVVRTREQLRAEPAASDEARLLGVDKGSPLLCVTRVAYAAEDKPVEWRRSWINTEQHAYSST from the coding sequence ATGAAACACGCCGCACCCCGCCGCGCGCCACTCTATCAACAGGTAAAGATACTGTTGCTGGAGGCGCTGGAGTCCGGGGAGTGGTTGCAGAACGATGTGTTGCCGAGCGAATTCGAATTGGCTGCGCGCTTCGAAGTCAGCCAGGGTACGGTACGCAAGGCTCTGGATGAACTGGTGACGGAGCGGGTGCTGTATCGCCGCCAGGGCAAGGGTACTTTTGTCGCGGCGTATCTTGACGAATGGGATCGTGCCGGCTTTGTGCTGTCTGGGTTCAATCGCACGCAGGAGGTTGAGAAGGTTCAGCCTGAATTGCTGACGTGCATGCGCGCTAACGCCAGCGAAGAGGTGTCCGAGGCGCTGGGCGTGAGGCGCGGCGCGCCGGTGGTGTTCGTCAAGCGTCTGCTGCGGCTGAATGGCCGGGTGATGGCCATGGATGACGTGGTGCTGCCTGGCGACCTGTTCGACGGCCTGGATAGCAGGAAGATTCGCCAGAACGGTGGTGCGCTGTATGAGCTATACCACCGTGTATTTGGTGTGCGGGTGGTGCGCACGCGAGAGCAGTTGCGGGCCGAGCCGGCCGCCTCCGATGAGGCGAGGTTGCTTGGGGTGGACAAGGGGTCGCCGCTATTGTGTGTGACCCGGGTTGCATATGCCGCCGAAGATAAGCCCGTCGAGTGGCGGCGCAGCTGGATCAACACCGAACAGCATGCCTACAGCAGCACTTGA
- the sdhC gene encoding succinate dehydrogenase, cytochrome b556 subunit gives MQKQRPKHLDLPKIRLPIPGVVSILHRVSGAAMFLSIPFVICLLQGSLSSAEQFQTFKAVVGHPLIKVILLGLLWAFMHHAAAGVRFLFLDMHKGTELHTARATAKAVIFVSLVLTVIVGAILW, from the coding sequence ATGCAAAAACAAAGACCCAAGCACCTGGATCTGCCCAAGATCAGGTTGCCCATACCCGGGGTGGTGTCCATTTTGCACCGCGTCAGCGGCGCAGCAATGTTTCTGTCCATTCCATTCGTGATCTGTCTGCTGCAGGGCTCGCTGAGCTCGGCCGAACAGTTTCAAACTTTTAAGGCCGTTGTCGGCCATCCCTTGATCAAAGTCATTCTTCTCGGGTTGCTGTGGGCGTTCATGCACCACGCGGCGGCTGGCGTGCGTTTCCTGTTTCTGGATATGCACAAGGGCACCGAGCTGCACACTGCCCGGGCGACTGCCAAGGCTGTGATTTTCGTTAGCCTGGTGCTGACCGTCATCGTGGGGGCAATCCTATGGTAA
- the sdhD gene encoding succinate dehydrogenase, hydrophobic membrane anchor protein yields MVNRVVVGAHYGLSDWLAQRITAVVMLAYAAGLVLLLLSAAGQDYEGWKNLFQQTWVRTFSTVTVMALLFHAWVGVRDIWMDYVQPVGIRLTLHVLTILWLVGCFVYSVKVLWGV; encoded by the coding sequence ATGGTAAACCGTGTAGTAGTGGGGGCTCACTACGGCCTAAGCGACTGGCTCGCGCAACGCATCACCGCTGTCGTGATGCTGGCGTATGCGGCCGGACTGGTATTGCTTCTGTTGTCGGCGGCAGGCCAGGACTATGAAGGCTGGAAGAACCTGTTCCAGCAAACCTGGGTGCGAACGTTCAGCACCGTGACGGTGATGGCGCTGCTGTTCCATGCCTGGGTCGGTGTGCGCGACATCTGGATGGATTATGTGCAGCCCGTCGGCATCCGCCTGACCTTGCATGTGCTGACCATCCTGTGGCTGGTTGGCTGTTTTGTCTATTCCGTTAAAGTGTTGTGGGGTGTGTAA
- the sdhA gene encoding succinate dehydrogenase flavoprotein subunit, with protein MAVTVRQFDAVIVGGGGAGLRAALQLSEAGLKTVVLSKVFPTRSHTVAAQGGISAALGNVQEDKWEWHMYDTVKGSDWLGDQDAIEFMTRNAIDAVIELEHFGMPFDRVDSGRIYQRPFGGHTANFGKTPVQRACAAADRTGHAMLHTLYQRNVRAKTQFFVEWMALDLIRDSEGDVVGVTALEMETGEIMILHAKAVLFATGGSGRIFAASTNAFINTGDGLGMTARAGIPLEDMEFWQFHPTGVAGAGVLITEGVRGEGGILLNANGERFMERYAPNLKDLAPRDFVSRCMALEVLEGRGAGKEKDHVLLKLDHLGPDIIKQRLPSIREIAIKFAGVDPIKEPIPVIPTCHYQMGGIPTNYLGEVVAPKGDNPEVRVNGFYAAGECACTSVHGANRLGTNSLLDLVVFGKSAGNSMIDYIRKEMPAHKPLPENAADFSLSRVNRIDTQTGGEDVAAVRTAMQKVVQARAGVFRTDKNLALGVAEIKEVAERAKRTQIKDKSKVFNMARVEALEMENLIEVAVATLISAEARKESRGAHAHDDYPTRDDDNWMKHTLYHAADRSLSYKPVHTKPLTVEYIPPKERTF; from the coding sequence ATGGCCGTCACTGTTCGTCAATTTGATGCAGTCATCGTTGGCGGTGGTGGTGCCGGTCTGCGTGCCGCACTGCAACTGTCCGAGGCCGGTCTCAAGACCGTCGTCCTCTCCAAGGTATTCCCGACCCGCTCCCATACCGTTGCAGCACAGGGCGGCATCTCCGCCGCATTGGGCAACGTGCAGGAAGACAAGTGGGAATGGCATATGTACGACACCGTCAAGGGGTCGGACTGGCTGGGTGACCAGGATGCCATCGAGTTCATGACCCGCAATGCGATCGATGCGGTGATCGAGCTGGAACACTTCGGCATGCCGTTCGACCGTGTCGATTCCGGTCGTATCTATCAGCGTCCGTTCGGCGGCCACACGGCTAACTTCGGCAAGACGCCGGTTCAGCGCGCCTGTGCCGCAGCCGACCGTACCGGCCACGCCATGCTGCACACGCTGTATCAGCGCAACGTCCGCGCCAAGACCCAGTTCTTCGTCGAATGGATGGCACTCGACCTGATCCGCGACAGCGAGGGTGACGTCGTTGGCGTGACCGCGCTGGAAATGGAAACCGGTGAGATCATGATTCTCCATGCGAAGGCCGTGTTGTTCGCGACCGGCGGCTCGGGCCGTATCTTCGCTGCCTCGACCAATGCTTTCATCAATACCGGTGACGGCCTAGGTATGACAGCTCGTGCCGGCATCCCGCTCGAAGACATGGAGTTCTGGCAGTTCCACCCGACGGGTGTGGCTGGCGCCGGCGTGCTGATCACCGAAGGCGTGCGTGGCGAAGGCGGTATCCTGCTGAACGCCAACGGCGAACGCTTCATGGAACGCTACGCGCCGAACCTCAAGGATCTGGCTCCGCGTGACTTCGTGTCGCGTTGCATGGCGCTCGAGGTGCTCGAAGGCCGCGGCGCGGGCAAGGAAAAGGATCACGTGCTGCTGAAGCTGGATCACCTCGGCCCGGACATCATCAAGCAGCGTCTGCCGTCGATCCGCGAAATCGCGATCAAGTTTGCCGGCGTCGACCCGATTAAGGAACCGATTCCCGTTATCCCGACCTGCCACTACCAGATGGGCGGTATTCCGACCAACTACCTGGGCGAAGTCGTGGCACCGAAGGGCGACAACCCCGAAGTACGCGTCAATGGCTTCTATGCGGCCGGTGAGTGTGCATGTACCTCGGTACACGGTGCAAACCGTCTCGGCACCAACTCGCTGCTCGACCTCGTGGTGTTCGGCAAGTCTGCTGGCAACAGCATGATCGACTACATCCGCAAGGAAATGCCGGCGCACAAGCCTCTGCCCGAGAATGCAGCCGATTTCAGCCTGTCGCGCGTCAATCGCATCGACACCCAGACCGGTGGCGAAGATGTTGCCGCAGTACGCACCGCGATGCAGAAGGTGGTCCAGGCACGTGCCGGTGTATTCCGTACCGACAAGAACCTGGCGCTGGGCGTTGCCGAGATCAAGGAAGTGGCAGAACGTGCCAAGCGCACCCAGATCAAGGACAAGAGCAAGGTGTTCAACATGGCTCGCGTCGAAGCGCTGGAAATGGAAAACCTCATCGAGGTTGCCGTTGCCACGCTGATCTCTGCCGAGGCCCGCAAGGAATCGCGCGGCGCCCACGCTCATGACGACTACCCGACCCGTGACGACGACAACTGGATGAAGCACACGCTGTACCACGCTGCGGATCGCAGCCTGAGCTACAAGCCTGTACACACCAAGCCGTTGACAGTCGAATACATCCCGCCGAAAGAGCGGACGTTCTAA
- a CDS encoding succinate dehydrogenase iron-sulfur subunit has protein sequence MKVKFSIYRYNPDVDAKPYMQDYDVELEPSDKKLLDALMRLKSIDDSLNFRRSCREGVCGSDAMNINGKNGLACITDVASLKQPIELRPLPGMPVIRDLIVDMTQFFNQYNSIKPYVQNDEPAPQRERLQSPEERKELDGLYECILCACCSTSCPSFWWNPDKFVGPAGLLAAYRFIADTRDRATNERLDNLEDPYRLFRCHTIMNCVDVCPKELNPTRAIGKIKDLMVRRTV, from the coding sequence ATGAAAGTCAAATTCAGTATTTACCGCTATAACCCGGACGTCGACGCCAAGCCCTATATGCAGGACTACGACGTCGAGCTTGAGCCGTCTGACAAGAAGCTGCTCGATGCGCTCATGCGTCTGAAGAGCATCGATGATTCGCTGAACTTCCGCCGCTCCTGCCGCGAAGGCGTGTGCGGCTCCGATGCGATGAACATCAATGGCAAGAACGGCCTGGCGTGCATCACCGATGTCGCCTCGCTGAAGCAACCGATCGAACTGCGCCCGCTGCCTGGGATGCCGGTCATCCGCGACCTGATCGTGGACATGACCCAATTCTTCAATCAGTACAATTCGATCAAGCCGTATGTACAAAACGACGAACCGGCCCCGCAGCGCGAACGCCTGCAGTCGCCGGAGGAACGCAAGGAACTGGATGGCCTGTACGAGTGCATTCTGTGCGCGTGCTGCTCCACTTCGTGCCCGTCGTTCTGGTGGAACCCGGACAAGTTCGTCGGCCCCGCCGGCCTGCTCGCCGCTTACCGCTTCATCGCGGATACGCGTGACCGTGCGACCAACGAACGCCTCGACAACCTCGAGGATCCGTATCGCCTGTTCCGTTGCCACACCATCATGAACTGTGTCGATGTTTGCCCGAAGGAGCTCAATCCAACGCGCGCCATCGGCAAGATCAAGGACCTGATGGTAAGACGCACGGTGTGA
- a CDS encoding succinate dehydrogenase assembly factor 2, whose product MSDLDRIRWRSRRGLLELDLILEKFVAQYLDQLSPEELESYKDILFLPDNDLLDMANGKTDHPDGRLQALLEKIRAC is encoded by the coding sequence ATGAGTGATTTGGACCGCATCCGCTGGCGCTCACGGCGGGGATTGCTGGAGCTGGACCTGATCTTGGAAAAGTTCGTGGCACAGTATCTGGACCAGCTATCCCCCGAGGAACTAGAGTCCTACAAGGATATCCTGTTCCTGCCCGACAACGACCTGCTTGACATGGCGAACGGCAAAACCGACCACCCTGACGGGCGTTTGCAAGCCCTGCTTGAAAAGATAAGAGCTTGCTGA